A stretch of Arachis hypogaea cultivar Tifrunner chromosome 15, arahy.Tifrunner.gnm2.J5K5, whole genome shotgun sequence DNA encodes these proteins:
- the LOC112748252 gene encoding heptahelical transmembrane protein 4, which produces MGGEDEAVESVSGGCSRAGKRRRLWKKMKSQLVEYHALPGYLRDNEYILRHYRPEWPMKQVLLSIFTIHNETLNVWTHLIGFFIFLALTIYTAMKVPKVVDLNTLQHFPDLHKLQSELLTCLPSMPDFHKIRDELRTTLPSMDMLPSISSWHVKELLYNCLPERFSSANHTDSCVLHSVKEDLANIIAPLMIRPITRWPFFAFLGGAMFCLLASSVCHLLSCHSERISYIMLRLDYAGIAALISTSFYPPVYYSFMCYPFFCNLYLGFITILGIATILVSLLPVFQSPEFRTIRASLFFGMGLSGAGPILHKLYLFWGEPEVFHTTGYELLMGAFYGIGALIYATRIPERWMPGKFDIAGHSHQLFHIFVVAGAYTHYRAGLVYLRWRDLRGC; this is translated from the exons ATGGGTGGTGAAGACGAAGCGGTTGAGTCGGTTAGCGGTGGTTGTTCACGGGCAGGGAAAAGGAGGAGGctatggaagaagatgaagtCCCAGCTGGTGGAGTACCACGCTCTACCTGGTTACTTGAGGGACAACGAGTACATCCTCCGCCATTACCGCCCCGAATGGCCTATGAAGCAGGTCCTTCTCAGCATCTTCACCATCCACAATGAAACTCTCAATGTTTGGAC GCATCTGATTGGGTTTTTCATATTTCTGGCATTGACCATATACACTGCCATGAAAGTTCCAAAGGTTGTAGATCTTAATACACTGCAGCATTTTCCCGACCTGCACAAATTACAATCAGAGCTTCTCACTTGCCTCCCTTCCATGCCTGATTTTCACAAGATCAGGGACGAGTTAAGGACTACGTTGCCCTCAATGGATATGCTTCCGTCAATCTCAAGTTGGCATGTAAAAGAACTTCTGTATAATTGTTTGCCGGAAAGATTTTCCAGTGCCAATCATACCGATTCTTGTGTTCTG CATAGTGTAAAGGAGGACCTGGCAAACATTATAGCACCACTGATGATTAGACCAATTACAAGGTGGCCTTTTTTCGCATTTTTAGGAGGGGCAATGTTTTGCTTGCTAGCTAGCAGTGTCTGCCATCTACTCTCTTGCCACTCCGAGCGCATATCTTACATTATGCTCAGGCTCGACTATGCTGGCATTGCAGCCCTGATATCTACCTCATTCTATCCCCCAGTATATTACTCTTTTATGTGTTATCCATTCTTCTGCAACCTTTACTTGGGATTCATTACCATATTGGGAATCGCCACTATCTTGGTTTCTCTCCTTCCAGTCTTTCAAAGTCCAGAATTCCGCACCATCCGGGCATCCCTCTTCTTTGGGATGGGTTTGTCTGGTGCAGGACCTATACTGCACAAGCTGTATTTGTTCTGGGGCGAGCCTGAGGTATTCCATACAACAGGCTATGAGCTTCTGATGGGTGCTTTCTATGGTATTGGAGCACTGATCTATGCCACCAGGATTCCGGAACGGTGGATGCCTGGGAAATTTGACATTGCTGGACACAGTCACCAGTTGTTTCATATATTCGTCGTGGCTGGGGCGTATACTCATTATCGTGCTGGATTGGTTTATCTCAGGTGGCGTGACCTTAGGGGTTGCTGA